One segment of Bacteroidales bacterium DNA contains the following:
- a CDS encoding toxin-antitoxin system YwqK family antitoxin — protein sequence MKQGYISILLLFISAVSFSQALEHKDGYYYKNGMLYSGKHMEYYENGTVKSEINVKDGLENGMILFYFENGQIREQRAYKEGMKDGLWITWDEDGQKTAEANYKDNLKDGYWLIWDSKGTKRYEMFYRKGDKKGTWYSWDENGELISKRSY from the coding sequence ATGAAACAAGGTTACATATCCATTTTACTCCTTTTCATAAGCGCTGTTTCGTTCAGCCAGGCCCTGGAGCATAAAGACGGATATTATTACAAGAACGGTATGCTTTATTCCGGAAAGCATATGGAATATTACGAGAATGGGACTGTGAAATCGGAGATCAATGTGAAAGACGGTCTGGAGAACGGCATGATCCTGTTTTATTTTGAAAACGGGCAGATCCGGGAGCAACGTGCGTATAAGGAAGGAATGAAGGATGGTCTATGGATTACCTGGGACGAAGACGGACAAAAAACCGCGGAAGCCAACTATAAGGACAATCTCAAGGACGGGTACTGGTTGATCTGGGATAGCAAGGGCACCAAGAGATATGAAATGTTCTATCGCAAAGGGGATAAAAAGGGGACATGGTACAGCTGGGATGAGAACGGGGAGTTGATCAGTAAAAGAAGCTATTGA
- a CDS encoding inorganic phosphate transporter produces MEQFYLILIIVLFVLAFSDLIVGVSNDAVNFLNSAIGSKAAPFRIIMIIASLGILTGTLFSEGMMEVARKGIIHPEHFYFSEVILIFLAVMITDVILLDFYNTFGLPTSTTVSLVSELIGASVAVSIIKITSSPDNVQSLGYYLNYERALTILTAILASVAIAFTIGALVQYITRLIFTFNYKKNLKYFGSLWGGLAITLITYFIVIKGAKGATFMTSETVLWIKVNTPMLLLVSFAGWTLLLQLLAWVAKINILRAIILVGTFALALAFASNDLVNFIGVPLAGLTSYQIYMSNPGVQPDTFLMGKLAEDVDVKAFFLILAGIVMSATLWVSKKARSVTKTEVDLGRQNIGAERFNSTLFSRAIVRGTRNIAHGIGRFTPGIIKNKIESRFQAYREENSSIALKDRPSFDLLRASVNLVVASTLIAFGTSLKLPLSTTYVTFMVAMGTSLADKAWGRESAVYRVTGVLTVIGGWFMTGILAFTSALIMAFLIHWGGIIAIGILCVIAIFLVIRTHRIHVRRSREREKIDLLFSQEEMTNKQVIEEYTETIVNCYSTIQDLYQTTLTALKKENLKELKSANRIVTQLNSDTKDLKINLHQTLSRLNEGSFESGSYYVQIVDDIRDLVHAITFIVRPGLDHVDNNHQGLTNPQSEDLNDVKSSLFRYFELSRELISSRAGYDLATVIDLQNEILGKVEEAKKQQIKRIKKAESGTKNSILYLAILQETKNLSLITFSLLKSHREFIRSINR; encoded by the coding sequence ATGGAACAATTCTACCTGATCCTGATCATAGTACTGTTCGTCCTGGCCTTCTCCGACCTCATCGTGGGAGTCAGCAACGACGCCGTCAACTTCCTCAATTCAGCCATCGGTTCAAAGGCAGCCCCTTTTCGAATCATCATGATCATCGCCTCCCTGGGTATCCTGACCGGGACGCTTTTTTCCGAAGGAATGATGGAAGTGGCGCGAAAAGGGATCATCCATCCCGAGCATTTTTACTTTTCCGAGGTGATCCTGATCTTCCTGGCGGTCATGATCACGGATGTCATCCTCCTGGATTTTTACAATACCTTCGGATTACCGACCTCAACCACGGTATCTCTGGTTTCCGAGCTGATCGGAGCTTCCGTTGCTGTGTCCATCATCAAGATCACTTCCAGTCCCGACAATGTTCAGTCCCTGGGGTACTATCTGAATTACGAAAGGGCGCTGACCATACTTACGGCGATCCTGGCCTCGGTTGCCATCGCCTTCACCATAGGTGCCCTGGTACAGTATATTACCCGGCTGATCTTCACCTTTAATTATAAAAAGAACCTCAAGTACTTCGGTTCTTTATGGGGAGGTCTGGCCATCACGCTGATCACCTATTTCATTGTCATTAAAGGGGCCAAAGGCGCCACCTTCATGACCAGTGAGACGGTTCTCTGGATAAAGGTCAACACCCCGATGCTGCTGCTGGTAAGCTTTGCCGGGTGGACCCTGCTGCTGCAGTTGCTCGCCTGGGTAGCGAAAATCAATATCCTGAGAGCCATCATCCTGGTAGGAACCTTTGCCCTGGCCCTGGCCTTTGCCAGCAACGACCTGGTGAACTTTATCGGGGTTCCCCTGGCCGGACTGACATCCTACCAGATTTATATGTCTAATCCCGGTGTACAGCCCGATACTTTTCTGATGGGTAAACTGGCTGAGGATGTGGATGTGAAAGCCTTTTTCCTGATCCTGGCAGGGATCGTTATGAGTGCAACACTCTGGGTTTCCAAAAAAGCACGTTCGGTGACCAAGACAGAGGTGGACCTGGGACGGCAAAATATTGGGGCCGAACGATTCAACTCAACCCTGTTTTCCAGGGCCATTGTCAGAGGTACAAGAAACATCGCCCATGGCATCGGCCGCTTTACGCCCGGAATCATAAAGAACAAAATAGAAAGCCGGTTTCAGGCATATCGGGAAGAAAACAGCAGCATCGCTCTAAAAGACCGGCCTTCCTTTGACCTGCTGAGGGCATCCGTCAACCTGGTGGTAGCCAGCACGCTGATCGCTTTTGGCACTTCCCTGAAACTGCCTTTGTCTACGACCTATGTGACCTTTATGGTCGCCATGGGCACCTCTCTGGCCGACAAGGCCTGGGGGCGCGAAAGTGCCGTGTACCGGGTGACCGGCGTGCTGACGGTCATTGGGGGATGGTTCATGACCGGCATCCTGGCCTTCACGTCCGCCTTGATCATGGCCTTCCTGATCCACTGGGGAGGGATAATTGCCATCGGCATCCTCTGCGTAATAGCCATATTCCTTGTGATCCGCACCCACAGGATCCATGTGCGCCGGTCACGGGAACGGGAAAAAATTGACCTGCTCTTCTCGCAGGAAGAAATGACCAACAAACAGGTCATCGAAGAATATACAGAAACCATTGTGAATTGTTACTCAACCATTCAGGACCTTTATCAGACAACCCTGACCGCCCTGAAAAAGGAGAACCTGAAAGAGCTAAAAAGTGCCAACCGGATCGTAACACAGCTCAACAGCGATACCAAAGATCTGAAGATCAACCTGCACCAGACCTTATCACGCCTGAACGAAGGGTCGTTTGAATCCGGATCGTACTATGTGCAGATCGTCGACGATATCCGGGACCTGGTGCATGCCATCACCTTCATTGTGAGGCCAGGTCTCGATCATGTGGACAATAACCACCAGGGACTCACCAATCCCCAGTCAGAGGATTTGAACGATGTCAAAAGCAGTCTTTTCCGATATTTTGAGCTTAGCCGCGAACTGATCAGCAGCCGTGCGGGATATGACCTCGCAACGGTCATTGATCTTCAGAATGAGATCCTGGGGAAAGTGGAAGAGGCTAAAAAACAACAGATCAAAAGGATCAAGAAGGCTGAGTCAGGGACCAAAAACAGCATCCTGTACCTGGCCATTCTTCAGGAAACAAAAAACCTATCGCTCATCACGTTCAGCCTTCTCAAATCCCACCGCGAGTTCATCAGGTCGATCAACCGGTAA
- a CDS encoding TonB-dependent receptor, translated as MMFYNKISLFTALLLLTQWLTAQNGFIRGTVFDDGTGESLPGVTVLLEGTTTGTMTDFDGKFNIKVLPGHYTVRFSFISYETLFVRDLMVTADKVSLLDNIRLKEVTLELSEVVITADMLRNSETALLTMKHRSANVIDGISAAGFRRMGDSDAASSMKRVTGVSVEGGKYVYVRGLGDRYTKTTLNGMDIPGLDPDRNTLQMDLFPTSVIDNILVIKSFTADLPADFTGGVVDISTRDFPEERTADLSVSIGINPSMHFNPDYLYYKGGKTDFLGYDDGTRRIPATENIPLFTEVVGDPYGEKGIRYREILEGFNPTLSASVKKSLMDYSLGASFGNQTTGGKLTWGYNAAISYKSTSEYYQQAEYGRYGLSGDPDVMEMDMREYQTGNFGVKAVLWGALAGVAMKSQHSKIRLNITHLQNGESKAGIFDYSNADQGSYFEGIQHNLEYSQRSLTNLILNGKHFFRDNAWQFEWKISPTLSRIEDPDIRFTRYEIRGENYQIGTESGFPERIWRDLDEYNLAGIIYAEKNFTVLGEKASIRFGGSATYKSRDYVIRNYQLNIRNIPLTGNPDELFYSENLWPYQGSATRGTTFEAPFIPVNPNQFDANNMNTGLFVSMELTPMNRLKAILGLRSEKFTQHYTGQDQLGYNILDNTRVIDDLGFFPSANLIYSINDQQNLRLSYSKTIARPSFKELSYAEIFDPITGRVFIGGLFRDADDVSGIVYWEGNLESTGIHNADLRWEWLGERGQTFSLGAFYKYFIHPIEIVQYATQVGAFQPRNVGDGQVTGAELEVRHNLGFISGAMDNLSFLANVTWTYSQIKLSRTEYESRLANARTGQKVTDHRSMAGQAPFIVNAGITYHGDEKGFLKGFEAGLFYNVQGRTLEIVGIVDRPDIYTVPFHSLNFNMNQLVGKEKRIRIGLKIDNILGDKKESVFSSYHAKDQYYTRLHQGTAIQLHAGFNLF; from the coding sequence ATGATGTTTTATAATAAGATCAGCCTTTTCACCGCTTTATTGCTGTTGACCCAATGGCTCACTGCTCAGAACGGCTTCATCCGGGGTACTGTCTTCGATGACGGAACCGGTGAATCACTGCCTGGCGTGACCGTCCTGCTGGAAGGAACCACCACTGGAACCATGACTGATTTTGACGGGAAATTTAACATAAAGGTACTGCCTGGCCATTATACGGTCAGGTTTTCTTTCATTTCATATGAAACCCTGTTTGTTCGGGATCTGATGGTAACGGCGGATAAAGTAAGCCTGCTGGATAACATCAGGCTGAAAGAGGTGACCCTGGAGCTATCGGAAGTGGTGATTACGGCTGACATGCTGCGAAATTCGGAAACCGCCCTGCTGACCATGAAGCACAGATCGGCCAATGTCATTGATGGCATATCGGCAGCCGGCTTCCGAAGAATGGGCGATTCGGACGCGGCGTCCTCCATGAAACGCGTAACAGGTGTTTCGGTGGAAGGGGGAAAGTATGTTTATGTTCGAGGACTTGGTGACCGGTATACGAAAACCACCCTCAACGGGATGGATATTCCCGGCCTTGATCCCGACCGAAATACGTTGCAGATGGATCTTTTCCCGACCTCGGTGATCGATAACATCCTGGTGATAAAATCCTTTACTGCCGATTTGCCGGCCGATTTCACCGGAGGAGTAGTCGACATCTCCACCAGGGATTTTCCTGAGGAAAGGACAGCAGACCTTTCGGTCAGCATTGGCATCAACCCCTCCATGCATTTTAACCCTGACTATCTTTATTATAAAGGTGGAAAAACGGACTTTCTGGGATATGATGATGGGACCCGCAGGATACCGGCCACTGAAAACATTCCCCTTTTTACCGAAGTGGTTGGTGATCCCTATGGGGAAAAGGGAATCCGTTACCGTGAGATCCTCGAAGGATTCAATCCGACTCTTTCGGCTTCCGTAAAGAAGAGTTTAATGGATTATAGCCTGGGTGCATCCTTCGGGAACCAGACCACAGGGGGAAAATTGACCTGGGGATATAACGCTGCCATTTCGTATAAGAGTACCAGCGAATATTATCAGCAGGCCGAATACGGACGGTATGGCCTGTCGGGAGATCCTGACGTGATGGAAATGGATATGCGGGAATATCAAACGGGTAACTTTGGAGTGAAAGCTGTTCTCTGGGGTGCACTGGCCGGTGTGGCCATGAAATCGCAGCATTCAAAGATACGGCTGAACATCACGCACCTGCAAAACGGCGAGTCGAAAGCCGGTATATTCGATTATTCAAACGCTGATCAGGGATCCTATTTTGAGGGGATCCAGCATAATCTTGAATACAGCCAGCGCTCGCTCACCAACCTGATTCTGAACGGAAAACACTTTTTCAGGGACAATGCCTGGCAATTCGAATGGAAAATCTCGCCCACCCTTTCCAGGATAGAAGATCCGGATATCCGGTTCACACGGTATGAGATCCGGGGTGAGAATTATCAGATCGGAACCGAATCCGGTTTCCCCGAGCGTATCTGGCGTGATCTGGATGAGTATAACCTGGCGGGAATCATTTATGCGGAAAAGAACTTCACGGTTCTGGGCGAAAAGGCCAGCATACGGTTTGGCGGCTCGGCAACCTATAAGAGCAGGGACTATGTGATCCGGAATTATCAGCTGAACATCCGTAACATCCCGCTCACCGGGAATCCGGATGAACTCTTTTATAGTGAAAATCTGTGGCCCTATCAGGGAAGTGCCACCCGGGGGACCACCTTTGAGGCTCCTTTCATACCGGTCAATCCTAACCAGTTCGACGCCAATAACATGAACACCGGCTTGTTTGTGTCCATGGAACTGACTCCTATGAACCGCCTGAAAGCCATTTTGGGTTTACGTTCCGAAAAGTTCACCCAGCACTATACAGGACAGGATCAGCTGGGTTACAATATCCTTGACAATACCAGGGTGATCGATGACCTGGGATTTTTCCCCTCGGCGAACCTGATCTATTCCATCAATGATCAACAAAACCTCCGGCTCAGTTACTCGAAGACCATCGCCCGTCCCTCGTTCAAGGAGCTTTCCTATGCCGAGATCTTCGATCCGATCACGGGGCGCGTGTTCATCGGCGGCCTGTTCCGTGATGCGGACGATGTAAGCGGGATCGTGTACTGGGAGGGCAACCTTGAAAGTACCGGTATCCATAATGCAGATCTGAGGTGGGAATGGCTTGGAGAAAGAGGGCAAACCTTTTCGCTGGGGGCATTCTACAAATATTTCATCCATCCCATTGAAATCGTCCAGTATGCCACACAGGTGGGAGCCTTTCAGCCCCGGAATGTTGGTGATGGGCAGGTGACCGGTGCCGAGCTTGAAGTACGCCACAACCTGGGATTCATTTCGGGTGCGATGGACAACCTGAGTTTTCTTGCAAATGTCACATGGACCTATTCGCAGATAAAGCTCAGCAGGACAGAGTATGAATCACGACTGGCCAATGCAAGGACTGGCCAGAAGGTAACGGATCATCGCTCGATGGCCGGGCAGGCACCGTTCATTGTGAATGCAGGGATAACTTATCACGGAGATGAAAAAGGATTCCTTAAAGGTTTTGAAGCCGGCCTGTTTTACAATGTTCAGGGCCGAACCCTGGAAATTGTCGGGATCGTCGACCGTCCCGACATTTACACGGTTCCTTTTCACAGCCTGAATTTTAATATGAATCAGTTAGTTGGAAAAGAGAAACGAATCCGGATAGGATTGAAAATTGACAATATCCTTGGTGATAAGAAAGAATCCGTCTTTAGTTCGTATCATGCAAAGGATCAGTATTATACACGATTACACCAGGGAACGGCGATCCAGTTGCACGCCGGATTTAACCTGTTTTAA